In a single window of the Canis lupus familiaris isolate Mischka breed German Shepherd chromosome 2, alternate assembly UU_Cfam_GSD_1.0, whole genome shotgun sequence genome:
- the LOC119870469 gene encoding uncharacterized protein LOC119870469 produces MDVHLKACRAGVLSAGLGHISEPYAFRAKPPPPPLSLSSLKPPGILGVPGWGCLHSSEPRLVHGPQAFVLQERLAGQPAEPPGSELSRSPPPPHPATWAPVEHPKSVSGDSFLHHLPLQTVYYSTGLRRPDKYSIPSLPGSFGQSGQPMARVWFRLAASSVLPSHTGPMRGCPQHTGPWLQDCLDCLVLLGFDEEIHASVIIPAAGHITHLRCIKAGAGFQECT; encoded by the coding sequence ATGGACGTGCACTTGAAAGCTTGCAGAGCAGGTGTTTTGTCAGCAGGCCTGGGGCACATATCCGAGCCTTACGCTTTCCGTGCTAAGCCTCCACCGCCTCCACTGAGCCTAAGCAGCCTGAAGCCACCAGGGATCTTGGGTGTCCCTGGGTGGGGCTGTCTCCACTCCTCGGAGCCGAGGCTGGTGCATGGACCACAGGCCTTTGTCCTCCAGGAACGACTGGCCGGGCAGCCAGCCGAGCCCCCAGGCAGCGAGCTCTCCCGCAGCCCGCCTCCCCCACACCCTGCCACCTGGGCACCAGTGGAACATCCTAAATCTGTATCCGGAGACAGCTTCCTGCACCACTTACCGCTCCAAACTGTTTATTATTCCACTGGTTTACGGCGACCGGACAAATATTCCATCCCCAGCCTTCCTGGTAGTTTTGGTCAGAGCGGCCAGCCCATGGCCAGGGTCTGGTTCCGGCTCGCCGCGAGCAGCGTCCTGCCAAGCCACACGGGCCCGATGAGGGGCTGTCCTCAGCACACCGGGCCGTGGCTGCAGGACTGTTTGGACTGCCTGGTGCTCTTGGGCTTTGATGAGGAAATTCATGCCTCTGTCATCATCCCCGCGGCCGGTCACATAACTCATCTGAGGTGCATTAAAGCCGGGGCTGGTTTCCAAG